DNA from Pseudocitrobacter corydidari:
CTGGCCAATCATCTGTGACAGCAATTCCCGTTTACGTTTCTTATCAACGAAATGCACGTGCTGCGTCACCTGCTCGGAGGCGGTATTACGACGCGCGACTTCAATTTCCAGCGGGTTATGCAGCAGCTTTTCCGCCAGCGCTTTAATGTCATCGGAGAAGGTCGCCGAGAACAGCAGGTTCTGACGCTTGGCCGGCAGTTTTGCCAGCACGCGGCGGATATCGTGGATGAAGCCCATATCGAGCATACGGTCCGCTTCATCCAGCACCAGAATTTCGATGCCGTCGAGTTTTACCGCGTTTTGATGTTCGAGGTCCAGCAGACGTCCCGGCGTTGCCACCAGCACATCAACGCCACCGCGCAGCTTCATCATCTGCGGATTGATGCTCACGCCGCCAAATACCACCAGCGAACGAATGTTCAGATACTGGCTGTATTCACGCACGTTTTCGCCAATTTGCGCAGCGAGTTCACGGGTTGGCGTGAGGATCAGCGCGCGCACCGGGCGACGGCCCTTGGCATGCGGCTGAGTGGTGATCAGATGCTGCAACAGCGGCAGGGTGAAGCCTGCCGTTTTACCGGTGCCGGTTTGGGCGCTGGCCATCAGGTCACGGCCCTGTAATACCGCAGGAATTGCTTGCTGCTGAATGGGGGTGGGTTCGCGATAGCCAAGCTCAACAATGGCACGCAAAATTTCAGGGCTAAGCCCCAGGGAATCGAAAGACATAATTACTCCACACCCACCCCGACCGCATGCGGTGTAGTTTTCGAGGGGATCACAAACCAGATAATGACAAAAACCACAATGTCATGAAGGGCCGGAGTGTAGCAGCTTTTGTGACCTGGCGCATAAAATATCTCTCCAGCCAGGTGGCCTGCGAGGTGGTGAAAATTCTGTGTTTTCGCCGTTTTTTGCGTATGCGACTGGACAAGCTCAAAATTCAGTCATAATGTTAATCAATCGATTGATTAATTTTGTGTGACGCGATGAATACGACTCCCATCACCACCAAAGGCGAGCAGGCCAAAAGCCAGCTCATCGCCGCCGCACTCGCTCAGTTTGGCGAGTATGGGCTGCACGCCACCACCCGCGATATCGCGGCGCAGGCCGGGCAGAACATTGCGGCGATAACCTACTACTTCGGCTCAAAAGATGACTTGTATCTCGCCTGCGCCCAGTGGATTGCTGACTTTATCGGTGAGAATTTCCGCCCACACGTGCAGGCCGCAGAGGAACTCTTCGCCCAGACAGAGCCTGATAAAGCCGCCATTCACGAACTGATTCTGCGCGCGTGCAAGCACATGATCCTGCTATTGACGCAGGAGGATACGGTCAATCTCAGTAAGTTTATTTCACGCGAACAGTTCTCGCCCACCGCCGCGTATCAGCACATTCACGAGCGGGTGATTGCGCCGATGCATACACATCTTACGCATCTGATTGCCGCCTATACCGGGCGCGATCCGCACGACACGCAAACGATTCTGCACACGCACGCCCTGCTCGGCGAGATCCTCGCATTTCGACTGGGCCGCGAGACCATTTTGCTGCGCGCCGGATGGGCCCGTTTTGATGACGAGAAAGCCGAGCAGATTTTCCAGGTGGTGAGCTGCCACATCGATTTCATTTTGCAGGGACTAACGCAAAGGAGCCTGAAACAATGAAGAAACCGGTCATTATTGCACTGGTGCTGGTGCTGATTGTTGCCGCCATTGGCGGAACCTGGTGGTATCAGAGCCGCCAGGACAACGGGCTGACGCTCTACGGCAACGTGGATATTCGCACCGTCAATATGAGTTTCCGCGTCGGGGGCCGTTTGCAGTCATTAACCGTGGATGAAGGCGATGCCATTAAAGCCGGGCAAACGCTGGGGAAGCTTGATAAAGCGCCCTATGAAAACGCGCTAATGCAGGCGAAAGCCAATGTCTCAACCGCCCAGGCACAATATGACCTGATGATGGCGGGTTATCGGGCAGAAGAGATTGCCCAGGCCGCCGCCGCCGTGAAACAGGCGCAGGCCGCCTATCACTATGCGCAGAACTTTTACGCGCGTCAGCAGGGGCTGTGGAAAAGCCGCACTATCTCTGCCAACGATCTGGAAAATGCGCGTTCTTCGCGTGACCAGGCGCTGGCAACGCTGAAATCGGCGCAGGATAAACTAAGCCAGTACCGCGCCGGGAATCGTCCGCAGGAAATTGCCCAGGCGAAAGCCAACCTTGAACAGGCGCAGGCGCAGCTGGCGCAATCGACGCTCGATTTGCACGACACCACGCTGGTGGCGCCGTCGGACGGCACATTGCTTACCCGCGCGGTAGAACCCGGCAGCATGCTCAATGCAGGCAGCACCGCCCTCACCCTTTCACTGACGCGCCCGGTGTGGGTCCGCGCCTACGTGGATGAGAAGAACCTCAATCAGGCGCAGCCGGGGCGGGAAATTGTACTTTATACCGATGGTCGCCCGGATAAGCCGTATCACGGCAAAATCGGCTTCGTGTCACCCACCGCAGAATTTACGCCGAAAACCGTTGAGACGCCGGATCTGCGTACCGATCTTGTTTATCGCCTGCGCATTATCGTCACCGATGCCGACGACACGCTGCGCCAGGGGATGCCGGTGACGCTGAAGTTCAACGATGAGTCACGCCATGAGTGAAGAGATCATCCAGCTCGACGGGCTGGTGAAACGCTTCGCCGGTATGGATAAACCCGCCGTCGCACCGCTGAACTGTACCATCCACTCTGGTTATGTTACCGGGCTGGTGGGGCCGGACGGCGCGGGGAAAACCACCCTGATGCGTATGCTGGCGGGCCTGCTGAAGCCCGACGAAGGAACGGCTTCTGTTCTGGGGCTCGATCCTATCGAGAACGACAGCGAGCTGCACAGCATGCTGGGCTACATGCCGCAAAAATTTGGCCTGTATGAAGATTTAACGGTGATGGAGAACCTCAATCTTTATGCCGACCTGCGCAGCGTCACCGGTGAGGCGCGACAGAAAACCTTCGCGCGTCTGCTGGAATTTACTGCGCTGGGGCCGTTTACCGGGCGGCTGGCGGGGAAACTCTCCGGTGGGATGAAACAAAAGCTAGGGCTTGCCTGCACGCTGGTCGGTGAGCCGAAAGTGTTGCTGCTCGATGAGCCGGGTGTGGGCGTTGACCCCATCTCGCGCCGCGAGCTGTGGCAGATGGTGCACGAACTGGCAGGCGACGGGATGCTGATTTTGTGGAGCACCTCCTACCTCGATGAAGCCGAGCAGTGCCGCGACGTGCTGCTGATGAATGAAGGCGAATTGCTCTATCAGGGCGAGCCGACGGCGCTGACGAAAACCATGGCCGGGCGCAGTTTCCTGATGAGCAGCCCGACGGAAAACAACCGTCGCCTGTTGCAGCGCACGCTGAAATTACCCCAGGTGAGCGACGGGATGATTCAGGGGCGCTCGGTGCGCGTGATCCTCAAAAAAGAGGCGACCGCCGACGATATTCGCCGCGCGCCTGAGATGCCAGAAATTGAGATAAACGAAACTACGCCGCGCTTCGAGGATGCGTTTATCGACCTGCTGGGCGGCGCGGGAACCTCGGAATCGCCGCTGGGCGCCATTCTGCATACGGTTGAGGGTTCACCGGAAGAGACGGTGATTGAAGCCAAACAGCTCACCAAGAAGTTCGGTGATTTTGCCGCCACCGACCATGTGGATTTTGCCGTCAAACGTGGGGAGATCTTTGGCCTGCTCGGCCCTAACGGTGCGGGGAAATCGACCACTTTCAAAATGATGTGCGGCCTGTTGGTGCCCACATCGGGCAAGGCGCTGGTGCTGGATATGGACCTGAAAGTGAGCTCTGGCAAAGCACGTCAGCATTTAGGTTATATGGCGCAAAAATTCTCGCTCTACGGCAACCTGACCGTGGAACAGAACCTGCGCTTTTTCTCGGGCGTCTATGGCCTACGCGGGCGGGCGCAGAATGACAAAATCGCCCGCATGAGCGAAGCTTTTGGCCTGAAAAGCATCGCCAACCATGCCACCGACGCCCTGCCCCTTGGCTTTAAGCAGCGTCTGGCGCTGGCCTGCTCGTTGATGCATGAGCCGGATATTCTGTTCCTCGATGAACCGACTTCCGGCGTTGACCCCATCACGCGGCGTGAATTCTGGCTGCACATCAATAGCATGGTGGAGAAAGGCGTGACCGTGATGGTGACCACTCACTTTATGGATGAAGCCGAGTATTGCGACCGAATTGGCCTGGTGTATCGTGGCAAACTGATTGCCAGCGGCACTCCGGATGACCTGAAAGGGCAGGCCGCCGACGATGAACAGCGCGACCCGACCATGGAGCAGGCCTTTATCACCTTAATCCACAACTGGGATAAGGAGCACGCCGATGCGCAATAGCACCCTTTCCTGGCGACGCGTACGTGCGCTGTGCGTGAAGGAAACCCGGCAAATCATCCGCGACCCCAGCAGTTGGCTGATTGCGGTAGTCATTCCGTTGCTGTTGCTGTTTATCTTTGGCTACGGCATCAACCTCGACTCCAGCAAGTTGCGCGTTGGGATTTTACTGGAACAGCAGAGCGAAGAGGCGCTTGATTTTACCCACGCTATGACCGGCTCGCCCTATATTGACGCTACTATCAGCGATAATCGCCAACAACTGGTTGAGATGATGCAGGCCGGGCGTATTCGCGGGTTAGTGGTCATTCCGGTGAATTTCGACAGCCAGATGGCACGCGACAACGAAAACGCACCGATTCAGGTGATCACCGATGGCAGCGAGCCGAATACCGCCAACTTTGTGCAGGGCTATACGCAAGGGATTTGGCAGCTATGGCAGGCACAACGCGCGGAAGACAAAGGGCAATCATTCACACCGCTCATTGATGTCCAGACTCGCTACTGGTTTAACCCTGCTGCCATCAGCCAGCACTTTATCATCCCCGGCGCGGTGACCATCATCATGACGGTAATTGGCGCGATCCTCACGTCGCTGGTGGTGGCGCGCGAATGGGAGCGCGGTACGATGGAAGCGCTACTGTCAACCGAAGTGACCCGCGTCGAGTTGCTGCTGTGCAAGCTGATCCCCTACTACTTCCTCGGCATGCTGGCGATGCTGCTTTGCATGCTGGTGTCGGTGTTTATACTCGGTGTGCCCTATCGCGGATCGCTGCTGGTGCTGTTTTTCATTACCAGCCTGTTTTTACTCAGCACGCTGGGGATGGGGTTGTTAATTTCGACTATCACCCGCAACCAGTTTAACGCCGCGCAGGTCGCGCTGAACGCCGCATTTCTGCCGTCGATTATGCTGTCCGGGTTTATTTTCCAGATAGACAGCATGCCTGCGGCGATTCGCATCGTGACCTATATCATCCCGGCCCGCTACTTCGTGAGCACGCTGCAAAGCCTGTTCCTGGCGGGCAATATTCCGGTGGTGCTGGTGATTAATACCCTGTTTTTGATTGCTTCGGCGGTGATGTTTATCGGCCTGACGTGGCTGAAAACGAAACGTCGGCTGGATTAAACTTCGCCGGATGGCGGCTACGCCTTATCCGGCCTACACAATTACGATTCGTAGGTCGGGTAAGCGCAGCGCCACCCGACATGAGGACGACACCATGTTTTATCGTTTATGGACATTAATCCGCAAAGAGCTGCAATCGCTGCTGCGCGAGCCGCAGACGCGTGCCATTTTGATTCTGCCGGTGCTGATTCAGGTGATTCTTTTCCCCTTTGCGGCGACGCTTGAGGTGACCAATGCCACCATCGCCATCTACAACGAAGATAACGGCAAGCACGCGGTGGAGCTGACACAACGTTTCGCCCGCGCCAAAGCGTTCACTCATGTTCTGCTGCTAAAAAGCCCGCAGGAGATCCAACCCACTATCGATACCCAAAAAGCACTGCTGCTGGTGCGCTTTCCGGCGGATTTTTCGCGTAATCTGGATACCTTCCAGCAGGCGCCCATGCAGTTAATTCTTGACGGGCGAAACTCTAACAGCGCGCAAATCGCGGCTAATTACCTGCAACAGATCGTCAAAGATTATCAGCAGGAGTTAACCGACGGCCAGGCCAAACCCAACAACAGCGAGCTGGTGGTGCGCAACTGGTATAACCCGAATCTGGACTACAAATGGTTTGTGGTGCCGTCGCTGATCGCCATGATCACCACCATCGGGGTGATGATCGTAACGTCGCTCTCCGTCGCCCGCGAGCGCGAACAGGGTACGCTGGATCAGCTACTGGTTTCACCGCTGGCGACCTGGCAGATATTCATCGGCAAAGCGGTTCCGGCGCTGATTGTCGCCACCTTCCAGGCCACTATCGTGCTGGGTATCGGCATCTGGGCGTATCAGATTCCCTTCGCCGGTTCGCTGGCGTTGTTCTACTTCACTATGATTATCTATGGATTATCGCTGGTAGGCTTTGGGCTGCTGATTTCCTCTCTGTGCGAAACCCAGCAGCAGGCGTTTATCGGCGTGTTCGTCTTTATGATGCCGGCGATTCTGCTGTCGGGTTACGTATCGCCCGTGGAGAACATGCCGGTTTGGTTGCAGAATCTGACGTGGATTAACCCGATTCGTCACTTTACGGATATCACCAAGCAAATTTATCTGAAGGACGCGAGCTTAACGATTGTGTGGGGAAGTTTGTGGCCGCTACTGGTGATAGCGGCCACGACAGGCTCAGTGGCGTACGCGATGTTTCGCCGGAAGATCGCCTGAGTTACGTTTTTTCTCTTTGACTAACAAAGAGACCAACGCTGGCCCGGCGAGGATCGCCAGCCCCGCAAGGGCCAGCAGGAAGTTATTGTGTAACACTCGCGACAGCAGCCATAAGGCGATAATTGCCGCGCCAAAATACCAGGTGGTGGTGAGTTCTTCGAGTACATCGCCCACATCACGCCAGCGCTGTTCACGGTGGCGCTGTAATGCCAGCATCAGAATCACCGTTACGCTGTAGAGCACACACAGGCCCAGGCCGACGCGGACTAATGCACCGCCCATCCAGCCCATAACCAGCACCGCCACAACCAGCAAATGCAACATAATCTGCCAGCAACTTAACCCTGTTGCGACACGAACGCGTTGTTGCCACTTCATGGCTTCTTCTCCTGAAGGATTTTATTTGCCTATTCAGAGTACGCCACTTTACGGAAAATTCCGTATCACCGCATCTTTTTGTGACGCCGACTACACTATTTAGTCAGGATAAAAAAAATAACGGGAGCCAAATGTCCGCAAACAGCACGCCTTTTTCGGTAAAAATACTGACAATTAACACCCATAAGGGCTTTACGGCATTTAACCGACGTTTTATTTTGCCGGAGCTTCGCGACGCCGTTCGCACCGTCGGCGCGGACATTGTTTGCCTGCAGGAAGTGCTGGGGGCGCATGAAGTGCATCCGTTGCACGTCGAAAACTGGCCAGATACCAGCCACTACGAATTTCTCGCTGACACCATGTGGAGCGATTACGCCTATGGGCGAAATGCGGTCTATCCGGAAGGGCATCATGGCAACGCGGTGCTCTCACGCTATCCTATCGAACATTTTGAAAATCACGATGTTTCCATCGGCGACAGCGAGAAGCGCGGGCTGCTCTATTGCCGAATCGCGCCCCCGCAGCTTGCTACGCCGATTCATGTGATTTGCGTGCATCTTGGCCTCGGTGAAAAACAGCGTCAGGCGCAAATTGTGATGCTGGCCGATTTTGTCAATGCGCTGCCGCAGGGCGAACCGGTGCTGGTGGCCGGTGATTTCAACGACTGGCGGCAGAAAGCTAACCATCCATTAAAAACACAGGCCGGGCTGGAAGAGATTTTTACCCGCGCCAGAGGCCGCCCGGCGCGCACTTTTCCGGTCAGTTTGCCGCTATTGCGACTGGATCGCATCTATGTGAAAAATGCTAATGCCAGTAAACCGACCAAACTTGCTTTACGTGGCTGGCGACACCTTTCAGACCATGCGCCCCTTAGCGCGGAGATCCATCTATGAAATGCGCCTGGCGAGAAGGCAACCAGATTACCCTGCTGGAGAATGGCGATCAGTACTACCCTGCGGTCTTTAAAGCCATCGATCAGGCACAGAGTAAAGTGATCCTTGAAACCTTTATCTGGTTTGAGGACGACGTGGGTAAACAGCTGCATGCGGTTCTGCTGCACGCCGCAAAACGTGGCGTGCAAATAGAGGCGCTGCTCGATGGCTACGGCTCACCCGATTTAAGCGATGAATTTGTTAACGAACTGACCGAGGCGGGCGTCATTTTCCGCTATTACGATCCCGGCCCGCGTGTTTTTGGTATGCGCACCAACCTCTTTCGTCGTATGCACCGCAAAATTGTGGTGGTGGATGCGCGCATCGCTTTTATTGGCGGCATTAACTACTCCGCGGAACATATGTCGAATTATGGCCCGGAAGCTAAACAAGATTACGCGGTACGTGTGGAAGGCCCGGTAGTCGATGACATCGTTCAGTTTGAACTGGAAAACCTGCCCGAAAATGCCCCGGTACGCCGCTGGTGGCGCAGGCATCATCGCGCAGAAAAGAACCGCATGCCCGGTGAAGCGCAGGCACTGCTGGTGTGGCGCGACAATGGCGAGCACCGTACCGATATCGAACGTCACTATCTGCGCATGCTGGCGACCGCCAAACGCGAAGTGATCATTGCCAATGCCTACTTCTTCCCTGGCTATCGCCTGCTGCACGCCATGCGTCGGGCGGCGCGACGCGGCGTGCGCGTCAAGCTGGTGGTTCAGGGCAACCCGGATATGGCGATTGTTAAAGTGGGCGCGGTGCTGCTTTATCGTTATCTGGTCAACAGTGGCGTGCACATCTACGAATACCAGCGCCGCCCGTTGCACGGCAAAGTGGCGTTGATGGACGATCACTGGGCGACGGTCGGCTCCAGCAATCTCGATCCGTTAAGTTTGTCGCTGAATCTTGAAGCCAATCTGATGATTCATGATCGTCAGTTTAATCAGACGCTGCGCGAT
Protein-coding regions in this window:
- the rhlE gene encoding ATP-dependent RNA helicase RhlE, which produces MSFDSLGLSPEILRAIVELGYREPTPIQQQAIPAVLQGRDLMASAQTGTGKTAGFTLPLLQHLITTQPHAKGRRPVRALILTPTRELAAQIGENVREYSQYLNIRSLVVFGGVSINPQMMKLRGGVDVLVATPGRLLDLEHQNAVKLDGIEILVLDEADRMLDMGFIHDIRRVLAKLPAKRQNLLFSATFSDDIKALAEKLLHNPLEIEVARRNTASEQVTQHVHFVDKKRKRELLSQMIGQGDWRQVLVFTRTKHGANHLAEQLNKDGIRSAAIHGNKSQGARTRALADFKSGDIRVLVATDIAARGLDIEELPHVVNYELPNVPEDYVHRIGRTGRAAATGEALSLVCVDEHKLLRDIEKLLKKEIPRIALPGYEPDPSIKAEPIQNGRQQRGGNGGGRGQGGRPQGQGQSQGRGQQQPRRSESGAPKSDAKPKQSRRIGDAKPAGEQQRRRRPRKPSAAQ
- a CDS encoding YbhQ family protein, yielding MKWQQRVRVATGLSCWQIMLHLLVVAVLVMGWMGGALVRVGLGLCVLYSVTVILMLALQRHREQRWRDVGDVLEELTTTWYFGAAIIALWLLSRVLHNNFLLALAGLAILAGPALVSLLVKEKKRNSGDLPAKHRVRH
- a CDS encoding ATP-binding cassette domain-containing protein, with the protein product MSEEIIQLDGLVKRFAGMDKPAVAPLNCTIHSGYVTGLVGPDGAGKTTLMRMLAGLLKPDEGTASVLGLDPIENDSELHSMLGYMPQKFGLYEDLTVMENLNLYADLRSVTGEARQKTFARLLEFTALGPFTGRLAGKLSGGMKQKLGLACTLVGEPKVLLLDEPGVGVDPISRRELWQMVHELAGDGMLILWSTSYLDEAEQCRDVLLMNEGELLYQGEPTALTKTMAGRSFLMSSPTENNRRLLQRTLKLPQVSDGMIQGRSVRVILKKEATADDIRRAPEMPEIEINETTPRFEDAFIDLLGGAGTSESPLGAILHTVEGSPEETVIEAKQLTKKFGDFAATDHVDFAVKRGEIFGLLGPNGAGKSTTFKMMCGLLVPTSGKALVLDMDLKVSSGKARQHLGYMAQKFSLYGNLTVEQNLRFFSGVYGLRGRAQNDKIARMSEAFGLKSIANHATDALPLGFKQRLALACSLMHEPDILFLDEPTSGVDPITRREFWLHINSMVEKGVTVMVTTHFMDEAEYCDRIGLVYRGKLIASGTPDDLKGQAADDEQRDPTMEQAFITLIHNWDKEHADAQ
- the clsB gene encoding cardiolipin synthase ClsB, with translation MKCAWREGNQITLLENGDQYYPAVFKAIDQAQSKVILETFIWFEDDVGKQLHAVLLHAAKRGVQIEALLDGYGSPDLSDEFVNELTEAGVIFRYYDPGPRVFGMRTNLFRRMHRKIVVVDARIAFIGGINYSAEHMSNYGPEAKQDYAVRVEGPVVDDIVQFELENLPENAPVRRWWRRHHRAEKNRMPGEAQALLVWRDNGEHRTDIERHYLRMLATAKREVIIANAYFFPGYRLLHAMRRAARRGVRVKLVVQGNPDMAIVKVGAVLLYRYLVNSGVHIYEYQRRPLHGKVALMDDHWATVGSSNLDPLSLSLNLEANLMIHDRQFNQTLRDNLNTLITRDSQRVDESMVPKRSWINLGIGVVVFHFLRHFPAMAGWLPAHTPKLAEVPPPAQPTMETQDRVEPENSGARQ
- a CDS encoding ABC transporter permease — encoded protein: MRNSTLSWRRVRALCVKETRQIIRDPSSWLIAVVIPLLLLFIFGYGINLDSSKLRVGILLEQQSEEALDFTHAMTGSPYIDATISDNRQQLVEMMQAGRIRGLVVIPVNFDSQMARDNENAPIQVITDGSEPNTANFVQGYTQGIWQLWQAQRAEDKGQSFTPLIDVQTRYWFNPAAISQHFIIPGAVTIIMTVIGAILTSLVVAREWERGTMEALLSTEVTRVELLLCKLIPYYFLGMLAMLLCMLVSVFILGVPYRGSLLVLFFITSLFLLSTLGMGLLISTITRNQFNAAQVALNAAFLPSIMLSGFIFQIDSMPAAIRIVTYIIPARYFVSTLQSLFLAGNIPVVLVINTLFLIASAVMFIGLTWLKTKRRLD
- a CDS encoding ABC transporter permease, coding for MFYRLWTLIRKELQSLLREPQTRAILILPVLIQVILFPFAATLEVTNATIAIYNEDNGKHAVELTQRFARAKAFTHVLLLKSPQEIQPTIDTQKALLLVRFPADFSRNLDTFQQAPMQLILDGRNSNSAQIAANYLQQIVKDYQQELTDGQAKPNNSELVVRNWYNPNLDYKWFVVPSLIAMITTIGVMIVTSLSVAREREQGTLDQLLVSPLATWQIFIGKAVPALIVATFQATIVLGIGIWAYQIPFAGSLALFYFTMIIYGLSLVGFGLLISSLCETQQQAFIGVFVFMMPAILLSGYVSPVENMPVWLQNLTWINPIRHFTDITKQIYLKDASLTIVWGSLWPLLVIAATTGSVAYAMFRRKIA
- the hlyD gene encoding secretion protein HlyD, translating into MKKPVIIALVLVLIVAAIGGTWWYQSRQDNGLTLYGNVDIRTVNMSFRVGGRLQSLTVDEGDAIKAGQTLGKLDKAPYENALMQAKANVSTAQAQYDLMMAGYRAEEIAQAAAAVKQAQAAYHYAQNFYARQQGLWKSRTISANDLENARSSRDQALATLKSAQDKLSQYRAGNRPQEIAQAKANLEQAQAQLAQSTLDLHDTTLVAPSDGTLLTRAVEPGSMLNAGSTALTLSLTRPVWVRAYVDEKNLNQAQPGREIVLYTDGRPDKPYHGKIGFVSPTAEFTPKTVETPDLRTDLVYRLRIIVTDADDTLRQGMPVTLKFNDESRHE
- a CDS encoding endonuclease/exonuclease/phosphatase family protein, coding for MSANSTPFSVKILTINTHKGFTAFNRRFILPELRDAVRTVGADIVCLQEVLGAHEVHPLHVENWPDTSHYEFLADTMWSDYAYGRNAVYPEGHHGNAVLSRYPIEHFENHDVSIGDSEKRGLLYCRIAPPQLATPIHVICVHLGLGEKQRQAQIVMLADFVNALPQGEPVLVAGDFNDWRQKANHPLKTQAGLEEIFTRARGRPARTFPVSLPLLRLDRIYVKNANASKPTKLALRGWRHLSDHAPLSAEIHL
- the cecR gene encoding transcriptional regulator CecR — encoded protein: MNTTPITTKGEQAKSQLIAAALAQFGEYGLHATTRDIAAQAGQNIAAITYYFGSKDDLYLACAQWIADFIGENFRPHVQAAEELFAQTEPDKAAIHELILRACKHMILLLTQEDTVNLSKFISREQFSPTAAYQHIHERVIAPMHTHLTHLIAAYTGRDPHDTQTILHTHALLGEILAFRLGRETILLRAGWARFDDEKAEQIFQVVSCHIDFILQGLTQRSLKQ